In Ensifer sp. WSM1721, the genomic window ATCGCGGCGGTGCTGATCGCGTTGCCCGAGGACGAGATCGACCGGCGCACTTCGTTCTACGATTGCACCTGCTTGCTCGACGCGGTCTATTACCTGCTCGATCTCGCCGGGGAGCGTCCCATCTCGATCAACGTTAGCCTCGGAACGAACGGCCACGCCCACGACGGCTCGAGCATCCTCGACCGCTGGATCGACGCCTTGCTGGCGGAGCCGGGCCGTTCGATCTGCATTGCGGCCGGCAACGCCGGGCAGGAACGACCCGAGGCCCCGGACGATCTCGGCTACATGATGGGCCGTATTCATGCGAGCGGCAAAATTGACGCCCAAGGCCTCGACCACATCCTCGAGTGGCAGGTCGTCGGCGACAAGGTGAAGGACGCATCCGAGAACGAGCTCGAGATCTGGTACGAGCCGCAGGATCGCTTCGCCATCAGCATTCGCCCGCCCGATGGAGACTGGATCGGCCCGGTCCTGCCGGGTCAGTTCGTCGAGAACCACCAATTGCCGGACCGGACACTGATCAGCATCTACAACGAACTGCATCACCCGACCAACGGCGCCAACTACATCGCCGCCTACCTGACGCCGTTCTTCGGTGAGAACCTGATCATCGGCATCCCTGCCGGCGTCTGGCAGGTCCGGCTGCACGGCCTCGTCATCCGCGACGGCACCTTCCACGCCTGGATCGAGCGCGACGATCCGGCCGATCTGGGCGACGGCAATTACTTCTGGCCCTCATTCTTCACCGAAGCCTCGCACGTCGATACCTCGTCCGTCAGCGCCCTCGCATGCGGTCAGCGTGTCGTCTCGGTCGCCAATCTCGATGAGATGAAGCGCCGCGCCCACATCACCTCGAGCCAAGGCCCGACCCGAGACGGCCGACCGAAGCCCGACATCACTGCTCCCGGCACCCGCATCGTTGCTGCCAACGGGTTCGGTGATCCGGACAATCCGTGGATCGAAATGACGGGCACTAGCATGGCGAGCCCCTATGTCGCCGGTGTCATCGGATTGATGTTGGCCGAGGAGCCGACGCTCACCGCCGCCCAGATCCTAGGCATAATAAAGGCCACTGCGCAGCCGCTGCCGGGTGCCACCTATCAATGGGCAAACGATCTGGGATTTGGCGTGATATCTCCAGCGGCCTGCGTCGCCGAAGCCACCCGTGCTCTGACCCGCAGCGAGTTGAAAAAATCCGCTGCACCAACGGCCGGAACCCCGGTCGTCGCCGCGAGTCCAGCACGCCGCCGTAGCGCTACCCCCAGAGCCATCACAACTCGACGCCCCCCGAGGACCGCCCCATGAAAATTACGCTCTTGCCGTCTGAGAAGGGCGATTGCCTGTTGATTGAAGCCGATGCCGTTAGCATCCTCGCCGATGGCGGCATGCCGGGATCCTACGCCTCTGAGGTGCGTGGCTTCCTCGGCAAATGGGCAGAAGACACCGGCAAGGACCTCGACCTCGCCTATGTCTCACATGTCGACCAGGATCACATCGCCGGCGTGCTGCAATTGCTCGAAGATACGGTGCAGTGGCGCGTCTTCGACCATAAGCACGCCAACGGCCAACCAGCCACCAAGCCGCCCTTCAAGAGACCCCCCAAGATCAAACGCATCTGGCACAATGCCTTCAAGGCGATGGTCGACGAGTCCGAGGCGATCGGCAGCGTCCTCGCCGCCCGCGCCAACACGCTCTCCAGTTCTACCAACCCGTCGCTGCTTCGGCTTGCCGATGCGTTCCGAAGCGTCGCCAACTCAATCCCCGAGGCGATCAAGGTATCGCGCCGCATCGCCGCCGATCAGTTGCACATCCCGCTTAATGGTGAGTTCGGCAACCTGCTCGCCATGGTCCGCGGCCAGGAGGAAATCAGCCTCAACGCCGCCAGTTCCCTCGCCGTTCGCGTCATCGGTCCGTCCAAGAAGGACCTCGAAATCCTTCGCAAGTACTGGAAGAATTGGCTGGAGAATTCCAAAAACGCCGGCAGCGTCGACAAGCTCGAGGCCTGGCTCGAAGACAACGAGGGCCCCATTCCGCCCGGCTTCGGCGTGTCCATCGACGACGAACTTGGCAACCGCAAGAGTGTCACCGAGCCCAACCTCGCCTCTCTCATGCTCTTGCTCGAGGAACCCAAGCCCGGCGGCAGCGTCGCCCGCGTCGTTTTGACTGGCGACGGTCATGCCGATGATATCCTTGCCGGCCTCACCCATCATGGTCGGCTCGCCGATGGCGACGGATTGCATGTCGATGTGCTGAAGCTTCAGCACCACGGCTCCGAGCACAATCTCGACCGCTCCTTTGCCAAGCGCATCACCGCCGATCACTACCTGATCTGCGCCAATGGCGAGCACGAGAACCCCGACCTGCGCGTCCTCGAAGTGCTTCTCGATTCGCGCTTGGGGCCTGCCGAGCATCTCTCGCCCAACCCAGGTGCCGCTCAGCCTTTCACCATCTGGTTCAACTGCAGCACCGATTATCTGAAGAAACAACAGGCTGTCCACATTGCCAAAAAAGGAGCGCCGTCCGACAAGCTAGCCAAGTGCATCGCCCAGTTTACGGCGGTCGAGCAGAAACTCGCCAAGGCGACGCAGGCGAGTAACGGCCGGCTGAGGGTGAAATACCTGAAAGCCTCGCCGCTCGCGCTCGAGGTTTGAACGGAAAACGCCGATATCAGCCCGCTCATAGCGCCGGTGCAGCTACCGCTTGTTTTGCGGTTCCAAGACCATACTCACGGTGCGGGAGAGGAGGAAAACAGCGCGACCCGCTCATTTAGTCTGACGATCTGCGTGCCCTCGCCTCTTCTACGGCCAGCCAAGTTCGACTGCCCAGCAAAAGGAAGAACATCAACCTGGTTCACCCCCACGAAGTTATGAAGGCGACTCTAATGAAAGGATCGGCCGTTATGACGATCAAACGACCGGAAGACGAAGTCCGGCCCCATAGTTTCTCGGAGATTCTGGCACTTGAACACGCCTCCATTCGTCTGCGTCGCCGTGCTGCAAAAGTTGATGTTCCTGGCGACCGTGAGCCCACTCAAAGCGCCCCCGCCGAAATATTCGGCGTTTCTCTTTCAGGGGGTGGAATACGCTCAGCCTCATATTGCCTGGGTGCACTACAGGCGCTTCACGCATGGGGCTTGATCAACCGCATCGACTACCTGTCAACCGTTTCTGGCGGCGGATACGTGGGCACGAGCATGATCGCCGGCATGCATGCGAACCTGGAAGAGAATGGCGAGCCTGGATTCCCATTCGCCCGGCCCTCCAACGAGGGTGTTCGAGACAGTGAAGCGGTGAGCCATCTGCGCGACTACAGTCGCTTTCTCGCACCCCGCGGGTTCCTCGACATAATAACCTCCGCAGTGATCATAATGCGTGGCTTGGTAGTGAACATACTCTTGCTGCTCTCGTTTCTTTTACCTCTTGCAACAATCTTTATTCTGAGCAACCCGACAACGGAGGAACTCAAGCACAGCATATTCCTGGACGTTGCAAACCTAGCACTTCGCGAGGAGTGGAGAAAAAGTAGTTCTTGGTGGTCGAGCGTTGAACGGGTGATCGATAGCCCTTTTCTCTTCTCAATGATTACCGCCATTTGTCTTGGCCTGTGGCTGGTAGGCTGGGCCCTCCGGCGATCATATGTCGAGAGTTTCGGCCGTTCGCATCCGGACGGAAGTGCATCCCTGGAATACGATGGCTACGGCGCAAGGGTTGGCCGCTGGTTGATCATCGCCCTTGTCTTCGCAGCAGCAATGGAATTGCAACCCATCGTCATAAGAGCCGTGAAACATCAGTTGGACAGCGACGGTGCAAGCACACAAGGGCTCGCAAGTCTTGCAACAATCGCTGGAGCAATCGTCGGGTTGACTGCAGCGTTCCAGGGTAAATTGGTCGTTTGGATTCAGCGCGCATTGAGCATCCCCTCCATTGCTGCGCACCTGCGGTCGCTCCTGGCAAAGCTTGTGCTCTACGGCGCGGCAATGCTGCTGCCACTGACGATATATGGGCTCTTTCTAATGATCGTAATTTGGGGAATCAAAGACGGAGGCGCTTATCCGTACGGTCCTGATTTTCTCCTTGCGAAAAATTGGACCTTTTCGACGGTGGTTGCTGGGTTCGCTGTTCTTTTCCTTGCCGCCACCCAGATTTTAAGCAGGAGCCTCAAGAGTCGTCCGTGGGAAACTCTTACGGCAATTGTGCACGGCCACTTCAACATTTCCATATTGCTGCTGGTCGGCATATGGTTGGTTGCGTTAGTCGTTGCGGCCATCGCGACGAGAAGCGGATCTGGTAAGAATGTCGGGGACTGGACCGTCCTTTGCAACTATTTGGCATTAAGCTTTGCAGTGGGAGTAGTTGCGACAGCGTTCACCGAGAACGCGAACGGGCTGCACAGGCTTTACCGAGACAGGCTCCGCGTCGCTTATCGCCTCGGGGACAAAGAAGGAGGGCCGCTGCCCCTTCACGCTCTTCCAGAAGAGGCTCCCTACCTCCTCGTCAACGGCACTTTGAACGTCAGATTGCCGAGAAAGGACGAGCCGCTAGCAAGCGGGAAGGCCGGCGCCGCCGTGGCTACGACCGACCGCCACCGATTGCCAGATCCAGCGAAGCGCGGACGAAATGCGGAGTTCTTCCTTTTTTCCAAGCATGCCATCGGCAGCGAATCGACGCGCTACGCCGACTCAAAATGGATTTGGTCAGTAGAGCCTGAACTTGATCTCGCAGCGGCGGCTGCTATTTCAGGCGCCGCGGTGTCATCGAGCATGGGCAGGATCGGAATAGGATTATTAGGACCTACTCTGGCGCTGCTAAATCTCCGATTGGGATTTTGGCTTCCAAACCCATCTAGGCCAAAAGCTGAAGACAGACATTGGGAGGATCTTTTCCGACTGTACCTATTTGCCGAGGCGTTTGGCAGGCTCCGCTCTAACAGCTCACGAGTTTATGTCACTGACGGCGGCCATATCGACAACATCGGCCTCTATCAGCTCCTAAAGCGCCGCTGCAAGTTTATAGTCGTCGTGGATGCGGAGGCGGATCCGGGCATGAACTTTAGCGCATTTGCCGATGTGCAACGCTTTGCGCGTATTGATGATGGGACGCGTATATCGCTTGATTGGCGTCCGGTAAGAGATGCCGCACTTGAGAGATTGGCTGACCGGTCCAAGTCACGTTCTCGTCCTCTCGAGGGATGCCCGCACTTCGCTATCGGTTGCGTCACCTATGAGAGCGGAGATCACGGTATCCTCCTATATGTAAAGGCCGCCGTCACCGGAAAAGAGCCGGATTATGTTTTGGACTACGAACGGCGCTATCCGGATTTTCCGCACGAGGCAACAAGCGACCAGTTCTTCTCCGAAGAACAAATGGAAGCCTATAGGGCACTCGGCTTCCACTCGGTCAATGAAGTTTTCTCACAAGCACAGACTTGTACCGCCGGCGGCTCCATCGGAAGCGGATCAAGCTCCACGGCGTCGTACGCCTTGATGGGGCGCGAGCAACTCTTGGTCGAGTTTGCGAGTAAATTGAACGCATTTGACTACTTGGCTGTTACCTCGAGGGGATAACTCTTTGGCTGTCAATACTCGAAGGATCTTAAACGGGCGCGCCTGTTTTCAGCGATTGTCGTCTTGCACTTAATCAGGGTCTTCCTCACTTAGTGTGGTTCACTCACCGTTAGACATGATGCCGCTATGGGCGGGCATGCAAACGAAAACGAAATGATCGCCCGGCCCAGGGGTCAAGGTTCTGGGTATCGCGCTCGCTGATGATGACAGCTGGGTTGTTTGCGCTGTCGGACCAGCTTTTGGCGTTTGCCCGGACTGCGGACGGCGTACCCGAAACGGCATGGCTGGTCCAACCGAAGCGTTCAAGATCTGCCGGTCCAGGGCAAGACCGTGACGGTGAAGCTTCGGTTGAGCCGCTGGCGATGCGCGCATCAGAACTGTCAACGACAAACGTTCACCGACCGACTGCCGACGATTGCTGCTCCTTATGCGCGCCGGACAAGGAGGGTCGCCGAGATTGTCGGTCTGCTCGGCCATGGCGCAGGCGGCCGTCCTGGCGAGCGCTTGATGCGACGTCGGCATGCCTCTCAGTGACGACACGATCCTACGACAGCTGAAGCGGGATGCCGCGCTCGCGCACTGCGACGCCACGATCCGGGTCGTTGGCATAAATGACTGGAGCGTGGCGAGTGCCGCGCAATGGCTGGAGCGGCACCCTTCTGTCGAGATCGTGAGCCGATGTCGCTTGGCATTTAATTAGGATCTTCCTCAATTTGTGTGGTGAGAATTGTTGAGCGGCAGCATGCGTGCTCTGAGGAGCTCCGGGCCTGCTCTGCCATACATCGCACGTTTGATCGTCTTAGGCGGTTGATCTGGCCTTCCGCCTGACCGTTGCTCCAGGCCAGTTCGATGGCGTTGCGGACGGCGCCGATGTCGCGGCGCAGGACCCGCGCGAACCGCACAATCGGCGTAAGCCCGGAGCTGACGGCATCGTCGATCCAAGCGTCTAGCCTGCTCGCTTCACGGCTGCGGAGAATGCCGCGAAATCGTATGGCGCGCATGAGGGTAAACTGATGTGATCCCTGCTTCAGGGTATCCACCTTCCTCGCCTGATTGATCGTCAGCATGCCTCGCGGCTTCATGCACAGGGCAGCTGCGAGAACTGGCGAGATCACATGGCCGGTCTCCGGATCGCGGATCGGCACCGCATCGTGAACTGGTTGAGTGATCTGAGCCGGCGACGCACCGTCCGTGCCCGACCGCTCGGCGCGGCGCCAGCTTGCGAGAAGCCGCTCGAGATTCGAGAAACTGCCCGTGTAGCCGCGCTGTCTGATATCGTGGAACAGATGTCGTCCGCAGCGATTGCCATCTTCCCAGCACTCGGCGAGGAACGCCTCGAAATATATGGGTGACGTCGGCTTCAACGCGGCCCTGCGCCGATCGAGTGGTGTCTCGAAAGACAGCCATTTCGCATGCTGCGCCGGCCGTAGCCCGTGCGACGTGCGATCTCCGAGCAGGACAGACCCTCCTTGTGCAAGGCGTGCACGGTATCGAACGCCATCTGCGTGGCGCACCCGGCGCCGATGCGTTGCATCAACCTGCGGATCCTCCTGAATCAGGTCGATTTGCGCGCTTCCGGTGTCTCTGCTCCTCGATTGCGACCCGCAGATTCTGCATGAGATGGAACCGATCAGCCACCTGACGCGCTTGCGGCGCACCCTCGCGAACAGC contains:
- a CDS encoding patatin-like phospholipase family protein; translation: MTIKRPEDEVRPHSFSEILALEHASIRLRRRAAKVDVPGDREPTQSAPAEIFGVSLSGGGIRSASYCLGALQALHAWGLINRIDYLSTVSGGGYVGTSMIAGMHANLEENGEPGFPFARPSNEGVRDSEAVSHLRDYSRFLAPRGFLDIITSAVIIMRGLVVNILLLLSFLLPLATIFILSNPTTEELKHSIFLDVANLALREEWRKSSSWWSSVERVIDSPFLFSMITAICLGLWLVGWALRRSYVESFGRSHPDGSASLEYDGYGARVGRWLIIALVFAAAMELQPIVIRAVKHQLDSDGASTQGLASLATIAGAIVGLTAAFQGKLVVWIQRALSIPSIAAHLRSLLAKLVLYGAAMLLPLTIYGLFLMIVIWGIKDGGAYPYGPDFLLAKNWTFSTVVAGFAVLFLAATQILSRSLKSRPWETLTAIVHGHFNISILLLVGIWLVALVVAAIATRSGSGKNVGDWTVLCNYLALSFAVGVVATAFTENANGLHRLYRDRLRVAYRLGDKEGGPLPLHALPEEAPYLLVNGTLNVRLPRKDEPLASGKAGAAVATTDRHRLPDPAKRGRNAEFFLFSKHAIGSESTRYADSKWIWSVEPELDLAAAAAISGAAVSSSMGRIGIGLLGPTLALLNLRLGFWLPNPSRPKAEDRHWEDLFRLYLFAEAFGRLRSNSSRVYVTDGGHIDNIGLYQLLKRRCKFIVVVDAEADPGMNFSAFADVQRFARIDDGTRISLDWRPVRDAALERLADRSKSRSRPLEGCPHFAIGCVTYESGDHGILLYVKAAVTGKEPDYVLDYERRYPDFPHEATSDQFFSEEQMEAYRALGFHSVNEVFSQAQTCTAGGSIGSGSSSTASYALMGREQLLVEFASKLNAFDYLAVTSRG
- a CDS encoding S8 family serine peptidase, with the protein product MSDKWQNVVLRNQHPKLRMFANCDPEVSSAKSEVQPALRVASKELAASTPPLATAIAPDAAPVRGTAKKHGVDVQAQREAVEVSVFVRSTDSLPPVAGQQTLRGMATRRMTLDEVYNLAREPSTIFIEPADALKLPRPFKGSAGSTAPAHRVPGVTPAELGDGKGMLIGIIDVEGFDWAHPDFLVNGRSRFVSIWDQGAKVGRNRKGLKRGRVISAADMQTALKDATKIGVSPHDLEPQSQMLVGSHGTHVASIAAGNSGLCSAAEIAAVLIALPEDEIDRRTSFYDCTCLLDAVYYLLDLAGERPISINVSLGTNGHAHDGSSILDRWIDALLAEPGRSICIAAGNAGQERPEAPDDLGYMMGRIHASGKIDAQGLDHILEWQVVGDKVKDASENELEIWYEPQDRFAISIRPPDGDWIGPVLPGQFVENHQLPDRTLISIYNELHHPTNGANYIAAYLTPFFGENLIIGIPAGVWQVRLHGLVIRDGTFHAWIERDDPADLGDGNYFWPSFFTEASHVDTSSVSALACGQRVVSVANLDEMKRRAHITSSQGPTRDGRPKPDITAPGTRIVAANGFGDPDNPWIEMTGTSMASPYVAGVIGLMLAEEPTLTAAQILGIIKATAQPLPGATYQWANDLGFGVISPAACVAEATRALTRSELKKSAAPTAGTPVVAASPARRRSATPRAITTRRPPRTAP
- a CDS encoding MBL fold metallo-hydrolase, translating into MKITLLPSEKGDCLLIEADAVSILADGGMPGSYASEVRGFLGKWAEDTGKDLDLAYVSHVDQDHIAGVLQLLEDTVQWRVFDHKHANGQPATKPPFKRPPKIKRIWHNAFKAMVDESEAIGSVLAARANTLSSSTNPSLLRLADAFRSVANSIPEAIKVSRRIAADQLHIPLNGEFGNLLAMVRGQEEISLNAASSLAVRVIGPSKKDLEILRKYWKNWLENSKNAGSVDKLEAWLEDNEGPIPPGFGVSIDDELGNRKSVTEPNLASLMLLLEEPKPGGSVARVVLTGDGHADDILAGLTHHGRLADGDGLHVDVLKLQHHGSEHNLDRSFAKRITADHYLICANGEHENPDLRVLEVLLDSRLGPAEHLSPNPGAAQPFTIWFNCSTDYLKKQQAVHIAKKGAPSDKLAKCIAQFTAVEQKLAKATQASNGRLRVKYLKASPLALEV